From a single Pseudomonadota bacterium genomic region:
- a CDS encoding GFA family protein, with protein sequence MIRGRCECNEVRFEVAGEIVDFGHCHCTQCRRLHGAAFATFAAVDRKDFRYVAGEALVRSYTSSWRNERKFCSRCGSSILVDPQDEPGVLYLSMSTIEGDPPKPRAYHAWVDSKAPWHDIDDDLAKFARDAS encoded by the coding sequence ATGATTCGTGGTCGATGTGAGTGCAACGAAGTTCGCTTTGAGGTCGCCGGCGAGATAGTCGACTTCGGTCATTGCCACTGCACCCAATGCCGCCGCTTGCACGGCGCCGCCTTCGCTACCTTTGCTGCCGTCGACCGAAAGGACTTTCGCTATGTGGCCGGGGAGGCGCTTGTGCGTAGCTACACATCCTCGTGGCGAAACGAGCGCAAGTTCTGCAGCCGCTGCGGTTCCTCGATCCTGGTGGACCCTCAAGACGAGCCAGGAGTGCTCTACCTCAGCATGAGCACCATCGAAGGTGATCCACCGAAGCCACGCGCCTACCACGCGTGGGTGGATTCTAAGGCGCCGTGGCATGACATCGACGACGACCTTGCGAAGTTTGCACGAGATGCGAGCTGA